From the genome of Phytohabitans rumicis, one region includes:
- a CDS encoding heme/hemin ABC transporter substrate-binding protein yields MRRAWLATALVLAACGAPAPRAETAGCGPATAVVASTDVAPIGADPGSALPATVSSVDGRAVTVTDASRILPVNLYGSIAEIVFSLGLGGRVVGRDTSTTFTAAAGLPVVTPAGHDLSGEAILKLNPTVVLADESIGPPEVLNQLRKSGIAVVLIDDEQTLAAVPRHIRAIAAALGVPGAGEALVKRVEEEIAQARAALPAGTTPPRIAFLYVRGTAGVYLMGGKGAGSDEMIAAIGGVDAGTGIGLRKFRPLTSEGLINAAPDVILVMTEGLASVGGVDGLLKLPGVAQTPAGQQRRIVDMDDGLLLNFGARTGKAIQALATAVHESCR; encoded by the coding sequence GTGAGGCGAGCCTGGCTGGCCACGGCGCTGGTCCTCGCCGCTTGCGGCGCCCCGGCACCGCGGGCCGAGACCGCCGGATGCGGCCCGGCCACCGCCGTGGTCGCGTCCACCGACGTCGCGCCGATCGGCGCGGACCCCGGCAGTGCGCTGCCGGCGACCGTGTCCTCAGTAGACGGTCGCGCGGTCACGGTGACCGACGCGAGCCGGATCCTGCCGGTCAACCTGTACGGCTCGATCGCCGAGATCGTGTTCAGCCTGGGCCTCGGCGGGCGCGTGGTGGGGCGGGACACGTCCACCACGTTCACCGCCGCGGCGGGACTGCCGGTGGTCACCCCGGCCGGGCACGACCTGTCCGGCGAGGCGATCCTGAAACTGAACCCCACCGTGGTCCTCGCCGACGAGAGCATCGGCCCGCCCGAGGTGCTGAACCAGCTGCGCAAGTCCGGCATCGCGGTGGTGCTGATCGACGACGAGCAGACGCTCGCCGCGGTGCCCCGGCACATCCGGGCGATCGCCGCGGCGCTCGGCGTGCCCGGGGCCGGCGAGGCGCTCGTCAAGCGCGTCGAGGAGGAGATCGCGCAGGCCCGCGCGGCGCTGCCGGCCGGCACGACGCCGCCGCGCATCGCGTTCCTGTACGTCCGCGGCACCGCCGGCGTCTACCTGATGGGCGGCAAGGGCGCCGGCTCCGACGAGATGATCGCGGCGATCGGCGGGGTCGACGCGGGTACCGGGATCGGGCTGCGGAAGTTCCGTCCACTCACGAGTGAGGGGCTCATCAACGCCGCCCCGGACGTGATTCTGGTGATGACCGAGGGCCTGGCGTCGGTGGGCGGCGTCGACGGCCTGCTCAAGCTCCCCGGCGTGGCGCAGACCCCGGCGGGCCAGCAGCGGCGGATCGTCGACATGGACGACGGGCTGCTGCTGAACTTCGGCGCCCGCACCGGCAAGGCCATCCAGGCGCTCGCCACGGCCGTGCACGAGTCGTGCCGGTGA
- a CDS encoding FecCD family ABC transporter permease yields MRRTTLLIGLGVGLALLCLAAAGTGQVRVPPAEVLGSLLHRAGVDIGPMPSAAQGENALWVVRFPRVVLAVIVGASLGCAGALMQGLFGNPLAEPGVIGVSSGAAVGAAAAIATGVSTLGGWTVVAAAFAGGLAATFLVYTMSRSGGRTEVVTLVLTGIAVNAVAGALIGLLMFFGDADAVRAIAFWQLGSLAQATWASVGTTLPCAVAGIAAALFAARRLDLLALGDRPARHLGVHVERLRVTMIAVTALLGASAVAFTGVISFVGLVVPHLVRMVAGPGHRVLLPASALGGAIVVVAGDLAARTLVDYQELPLGVLTAVVGGPCFFWLLRRTRTRAGGWG; encoded by the coding sequence GTGAGGCGGACCACCCTCCTCATCGGACTCGGCGTCGGCCTCGCGCTGCTGTGCCTGGCCGCCGCCGGCACCGGTCAGGTCCGGGTGCCGCCGGCCGAGGTGCTCGGCTCGCTGCTGCACCGGGCCGGTGTCGACATCGGACCGATGCCCAGCGCGGCGCAGGGCGAGAACGCCCTGTGGGTGGTCCGGTTCCCGCGCGTGGTGCTGGCCGTCATCGTGGGCGCCTCGCTCGGCTGCGCGGGCGCGCTCATGCAGGGCCTGTTCGGCAACCCGCTCGCCGAACCGGGTGTCATCGGCGTCTCGTCGGGCGCCGCGGTCGGTGCGGCCGCCGCCATCGCCACCGGGGTGTCCACACTGGGCGGTTGGACGGTCGTGGCGGCCGCGTTCGCCGGCGGGCTCGCCGCAACGTTTCTCGTCTACACGATGTCCCGGTCCGGCGGCCGCACCGAAGTGGTCACGCTGGTGCTGACCGGCATCGCGGTCAACGCCGTGGCCGGCGCGCTGATCGGCCTGCTGATGTTCTTCGGCGACGCGGACGCGGTGCGGGCCATCGCGTTCTGGCAGCTCGGCAGCCTCGCCCAGGCCACCTGGGCGAGCGTGGGCACGACCCTGCCGTGCGCGGTCGCGGGCATCGCCGCCGCCCTGTTCGCGGCCCGCCGCCTGGATCTGCTCGCCCTCGGCGACCGGCCGGCCCGGCACCTCGGCGTGCACGTCGAACGGCTGCGGGTCACGATGATCGCGGTCACCGCGCTGCTGGGCGCGTCCGCGGTCGCGTTCACCGGCGTCATCAGCTTCGTCGGCCTGGTGGTGCCGCACCTGGTGCGCATGGTCGCCGGGCCCGGCCACCGGGTGCTGCTGCCGGCCAGCGCGCTCGGCGGCGCCATCGTCGTGGTGGCCGGCGACCTGGCCGCCCGTACCCTCGTCGACTACCAGGAGCTGCCGCTCGGGGTGCTCACCGCCGTGGTCGGCGGACCCTGCTTCTTCTGGCTGCTGCGCCGCACCCGCACCCGCGCGGGCGGCTGGGGATGA
- a CDS encoding heme ABC transporter ATP-binding protein: MRRFRAPVRPAPGDVAIRVRGLRVDRGATPVLSDVDLDARAGELLALAGPNGAGKTTLLSAVCGDLPTAAGTVELDGVPLTDWSTVELARRRAMLPQRTALSFPFAVADVVAMGRAPWAGTPLSAEDDDAVAEAMRLTGVEGFVARPFSALSGGEQARAALARVLAQRTAILLLDEPTAALDLHHQELVLTLARDRARAGDTVVVVLHDLGLAAAYADRIALLAGGALVAAGPPAEVLTEGTLSAVYRHDIEVLAHPRTGSPLVLPVRGAAVTPRD, translated from the coding sequence ATGAGGCGGTTCCGCGCGCCGGTGCGGCCCGCGCCGGGCGATGTCGCCATCCGGGTACGCGGTCTGCGGGTCGACCGCGGCGCGACGCCGGTCCTGTCCGATGTGGACCTCGACGCGCGGGCGGGGGAGCTGCTCGCCCTCGCGGGGCCGAACGGGGCCGGCAAGACGACGCTGCTGTCCGCCGTGTGCGGCGACCTGCCCACCGCCGCCGGCACGGTCGAGCTGGACGGCGTACCCCTGACCGACTGGTCCACCGTGGAGCTGGCGCGGCGGCGGGCGATGCTGCCGCAGCGGACCGCGCTGTCGTTTCCGTTCGCCGTCGCGGACGTCGTCGCCATGGGCCGGGCGCCGTGGGCCGGCACGCCGCTGTCTGCCGAGGACGACGACGCCGTGGCCGAGGCGATGCGGCTGACCGGCGTGGAGGGCTTCGTGGCGCGCCCGTTCTCCGCGCTGTCCGGCGGCGAACAGGCCCGCGCGGCGCTGGCCCGCGTGCTCGCCCAGCGCACCGCGATCCTGCTGCTCGACGAGCCGACCGCCGCCCTCGACCTGCACCACCAGGAACTGGTGCTCACCCTGGCCCGCGATCGGGCCCGGGCCGGCGACACGGTCGTCGTGGTGCTGCACGACCTGGGCCTCGCCGCCGCGTACGCGGACCGGATCGCGCTGCTGGCCGGCGGCGCGCTGGTCGCCGCCGGCCCGCCGGCCGAGGTGCTGACTGAGGGCACACTCAGCGCGGTGTACCGCCACGACATCGAGGTGCTCGCGCACCCCCGTACCGGCAGCCCGCTGGTGCTGCCGGTACGAGGAGCCGCCGTCACACCGCGGGACTGA